The genomic interval CCTTATTTTCTACAGTTAGCATCTGATTGTATTGCACCGCCTTTGACTTATCTTTTTAATCTTTCTCTGCACACGAATGAAATTCCACTTATATGGAAATCCGCATTTCTTCTTCCTCTGTTAAAAGGAAGCGACCCGAGTGATTTAAATAATTACAGACCCATCTCGAAACTGTCTGTCCTGGCCAAGGTTATGGAAACTGTGGTGAACGAACaattgaaagagtttctaaatatcaacaatattttgtCTAATTTTCAATCAGGTTTTCGTCAAAAACACAGCGCAACTACAGCAGCCCTAAAAgtagtaaattattttattgactgtttagattaaaaaaaaaaaaaaaaaacattgtgcaGCTCTTTTCATTGACCTATCGAAGGCTTTTGATACTGTGGATCATGCAATATTAAAACAAAGACTCCTCAGTGTCAGGTTGTCATAACAAACAGTTTGCTGGTTTGAAAACTGTCTATCGGGTAGATCCCAGTGTGTACAGGTAGATGGTCCAACCTCCAGccctcttaagcccctttcacactgcgattccggcaaatacacggataatgcgacccggcatttgttcccgggccgctagatttggtccattcacactgccagcgaaataccataatatatgcgctttcacacacaacccgtaacggtcccggatcgagttgacacgtgacatccggatgtgacgtatatcggcgagcgatctcagcttcagcgcggatagtaaggagctccgtggtctcgacttgtgtccagtttgcgctcatttctgcttgtttaattttagtttcttttgtatacgaacactctctgcgtttaaaacacagacgagctcttctggcactgcagggttgtattattgaaaaaacaagctctaggagtcgcacgataactacgcacacgttgcggcattagtttcggcttttgttcacacagcgctcgtcccgggttgaataccgcaatattactaggtccccgacccgggtcgaattcggtaatcaatccccggacgtggttgctttcacacagaaggcgacccggcaatgctccgggaatattgcgggtccgacgtgcagtgtgaaaggggctttagtatATCCAAGGGTGTGCCCCAGGGGTCAGTGCTGGGACCActtctatttattttatatatcaaaatctTGATCAAAATGTCTCCAACGCAACCAAATTTTCATTTCTATGCCGATGATACTGTGATATACTGCTCTGCATCAACTCCAACCCAAGCTCTTTGTCAGCTTCAACTTGCTTTTGATGCTGTACAACATACCTTGTTGGatttaaaacttgttttgaataACGACAAAACAAAACCTATGTTGTTCTCAAATGAAAAATCAAAGACACGGAACCTTCTACCCATCACTACTACTCAGGGCTCCGAGATTGAGTCTGTCACTAAATTCAAGTATCTTGGTATCCTAATTGATGATTCACTCTCTTTTAAACCTCACATTCAACAGTTGGTAATAAAACTAAAGCTGAAATTgggtttttattttagaaaCAAGTCATGTTTTTCCTTTGAGGCAAAAAGGAGGCTTGTTGCTGCCACTTTCTTGTCAGTGCTGGACTATGGCGGTGTTATATACATGAATGCTTCCATCACAAGCTTGAAACTGTTGGATACTGTTTATCATGGAGCTCTTAGGTTTATCACAAACTTTAGAGCACTTACTCATCACTGTTCTTTGTATGATCAGGTTGGTTGGTCTGCATTGTCCACCCGTAGACTTAATCATTGGTACATTTTTATCTACAAGGCAATTCTTGGTCTGCTTCCTCCTCCCAAGGGATCACCTCTcgccgtcccaactcactgatttgtCAAAATTACAGGCCGAGTttgctgacgtgttctcgcccctaccgggtcgTACTAAtctgattcagcaccatattgagaccgagccgggcgtggtagttcgcagccagCTGTATTgcttacctgaacacaagaaaaaggtggTTCAGGACGAATTAGGTGCGATGCTCGACATGGGGGTAATAGAGGAATCCAgtagtgactgggcgagcccgatagttttggtccctaaAACCAACGGCTCGGTCCGGTTCTGCGTGGATTATCGCAAGGTGAatgctgtgtcgaaattcgacgcgtatccaatgctgcgggttgacgagttgcttgatcggctgggcacggctcgcttttattcgacattggacttaacaaagggctattggcagatccccttatctccattgtccaaagaaaagacagctttcaccaggccgtttggattgcaccaatttgtcacacTTCCATTCGGTTTGTTCGGGGctcccgctacctttcagcgtcTCATGGACAGGATTCTATGTCCCCATGCgacatatgctgctgcctaacTAGATGATATTGTGATCTACAGTAatgattggcagcggcatatgcagcatgtcaagCGGTCCTGAgatcgctgaggggagcggggctcacggccaatccgaagaagtgtgcaattggacagctccccggcctgagtcgggcggggTGGGGGTATCTGgaaaggggggcgtggttcagcgaggtctgcagcgggagagagagcctcgggacgagcggtaagtgagtgggttggacgcagattgataacaccttTATCTCGTTTCAGTAATGGCCGTGGAGAGAGGATAAAACGCCAGGAGAAACGGAAgcaggggagagagagagcgactGCTGACGCACCCCCAGAGACTGAGCATTACCGGAAGCCGGAGGACCGTAACCCGGAAGTTAAAGATTATCTGAGAGTTCTGAGAAGTGACACGACAGAGTGTGAGTTTGAAAATAAAAGTCGTCAGCAGTCACGCcgacccccttgtcctcttccttccatcCACGAACATTACTACAACTGCGTTATTatctcaaataaaacaattgacaCAAGATGATGTCAATTTTCCTAGAACAGACATCCCTTTTGGGACTACTTTTgttataaaaatgaaatgtacatGTAGCATGTAACCGGTTACACAACAAGTGGCAGGTTTGTTTGCACTTATTCTGCAAGACTTAATGCACAGATCTATTTTgacataaaaaatgttttggtccTCTCCATTGCTATGCTTATCACCGTGTCAAACATTGCAAATTCAGATTCATTCCTGCATTTTACAGTTTATCTTTGTCGATTTGACACACCGTACTTCTCCAAACTCAGATGACTGCTCTGAAAAAACAATTAAGGGTACAATCTGAACCCTTTGTAATTGTCCTAAACAGATTGTGTTTTCAATAATTTCATAAATGTTACAAATCATATGCATAACGTTCTCAAAACATTGTAAAAATTTTTACAAAATAGCGCTACCGCACTACTTGATCAACAAAAGAGCTTCGCTACTGAAAAGCTATTGGATTGAGAAAACAGCGACGCTACCAGcacgctactgaaaaatgtagttaagctagcagcgtcgctactgcccaacactggtTGGCTGTCACACCcaaaacgtccccggttacgtatgtaaccttagttccctgaaaacagggaacgagacgctgcgtcagctgacgctacggggaacgccttcagcgtgacaggtgtctgaaatcgctatcaaatcacaatcctactgaccgtcggcagctggtgatgtcatcaccgtgcgaccaggaagtataaaaaggcaccgtgccgacatgacaacatccgcttcgtctgaagggactgtgggcaggcacaccttgaagcatggccatgtgacgcagcgtctcgttccctgttctcagggaactaaggttacatacgtaaccggggacgttccctttcgaaagggaactcgcgctgcgtcagctgacgctacggggaacgatatacccacgccgccatgctgaggggagtgcacgccccttactggcagtgaaaactgcctggacgagtgttcgcggaaagtctgaaccactccccctctagccacacaggctgccagtgacatcattccctacggtcatagcccaagctatatgcctaagagagaacctaaacaagttttaactgaggtttcctactctcggcttgctcgagggcctgggacctactactttcgaaggaaggagtcccttaagggaatgtggctaggggacccgagggcgccaccagccgtcactaattcgggaaaacccttcaccgaatgccaccagggaggcctcacctggcatcacttctgtgggacaccccagcttggccaaccctgtctgttaaaacagagcctccggacatcgctctacttatgagcatccagactgagggactgcaaagtggcaatgtcctcctcagaccggaactcggagacgggaatcctggagagcagtactcagcttagtgcttcttacccttgccattgaggggagtctcttctgctcgatcctaggatctactgagcacatttattacaggggtgctcaggaggcctaaaaaggcctatggactgatctacccgggaggccccgaggggggcctgcccgtctgatcagactcaagcggccgtaagctcgcagacgaccctcaatgaggggagctcttaagccagcttggtaggtaaaccatgctgtaggctagccagttccctgtcctgaagggactgcgcagcagaaacggagtctcgttgtgctagggcaCGAGCCCGCCACTGAGTTATACCGGCCCAGGCCGGGACCCAACGGCaggcagccgctagctgtcagcccaaagccagttCTACGTTCCCGCTTAGGGGAACCatttcccctccagggaggccaggaggcgcctctacctggcaccgttagtgctagctgttaagagccgcaggaaggtggctttactggttcctcaggctcatgaggctataacaCCAGAAGCCACCTatgctaatggctagcttgtcaccgagacctggtccgggaatcccctcccaaaaaggcccgaagagacctgacagcataatacactggcctaccgagcgtcccagctcgggggctcaccctcagccggcctagagcggcctacttcctgccagccaacgtgcaaactgtCGGGAGCTATTGTGTTCCCGGGGCttgcctccagggaggcctgtcTGATGCCACGTACAGTCCGGTCCTTTTagggcggcctggagaggcctattgccgaatggcagttccctattagattggtgacatacggtgcttatccgatggcaaatcccaccggaaaccccgcagggccgggaaacgaccataggacggcctgaagcggcccgtccctgatagcagactatgctagccgcctggctagcacccacgcacactgtcgcaagacctgggaaccggggctcaccctacaggaggcctaaagtggcctagatcctgtcaaccaatggtcggaaccctaagtcaccccctcaggggacgccatgtgaggcgtgctgaaactcagcgagcccttaaagtcgggctgacagtggctgtctgctggctgatgaggactgggtatccagtcactacctggggactcatccccagggaggccgttaggggcctacttatgacgaggtttctgctgcagccgacatcgttggggagaaccctccccgcacacatgggccacgatgtcggaactcacccgcagggaggcctactgaggcctaccacctgacccagagttaactgcccagACTGCCTCGGCTGGCATCTCCCGCCAGCCCgccttctatagtcggtccgccccagcggcccatagcagccttctgcaacggcgcagtctctcaggcagcgcctaccagcgtggacctaaaacacaatgcccacagcagtgcactcagcataaaacgccttgaaccctctaaagcgaggggagtacaacttacgccacctgcctccagggcggccgtctggtcgtccagcggtccgccgtccgcgcaagggcgtcagccgtgacagtgtttcgactccaggggagcatcctaccaaccgatgctttcagatggttgcgaagtacagctcgacccgagcctaaaaggtgaagcagaagacacagagcaaaaagtgaaagatattgaacacacacaaccggccatttcctgaaccaagccggggggccgcccagaagtggcggccgcactagctctggggggcggggctagcaaaaccagtctaactgcgcaccgcgaagagacgcctaccccgtccccacgaccactggctgagtcgcgattcattctgctatacacctttttgcattaataacaacccccaaatgcagaagggggggtgggcattggccggacgaccctactgcggggaggccgggtagggatacaaagctcctgcgggaataccgacaggagcccggggcaactgccagggcgatatgccaccgcgagacgccaccgtcatcccatcaacagcctaggccaacttgatgcactagcatcggtctgataatcccacaacaacggccctaaaaaggactgggacagaccttactgcagttcatgcgctagcctaacctcacaaattcatctaggtatttcactagcagaggtgccaccgctacccagaggtggctacagctaaaaaagttcgccaggagaacatacgtcagtttatatcgccgctgcatgcccgcggcatgtgcggtggcctcaactgctcatattacacatatccagaagagaaaacagccttacaaactactgttgctacactatTAAACATaagcctacataaacacactgtgtttatacaaacatcgttctagccacctttactggggaactacaggcccacttctccaactgttacacttttcttcatcttttgtagacaaaatatccctcagggaagcatagagtccaaacatacggcattgaagaagaatgtttgccctaaaaggggactcacccgctgtcttcagtgcctcatcgcttcatgtaacatgcatgcttcggcgcactaacctgagggtggggcgctTTATTCTCACATGTAAGGCCGAGGAGGCGGCCGCGAAATCCCGCTTTTCCCAGagacgatgcactgtgtgcgggcagagcacacaccggcctggcaggcTTTCGTCAGAGTCTCACCTCCGCTCATCATCAgcccgcgcggcctggtgtaaagcgcgcccggggagaaaaaagaaaaacaacagaacaacaaaggaggggacacaacatcacttccgcgccctcaggggcggagactcaccacctcgctttgggcgctggaagcggttcttctccccgatgtccctcctcctgttgcgggtgtcccgcgTCTTCCacgtcctactcctccacggaggggcGCACGAGAGGCCACGCTACTGCATtggcccattttttttttttttttttttttttaatgatcctcggatcttgatgggccagggacacccttctgcctgggcgccgccccagacctcagcggaatacacgttctatacgccgctgagcgcgcccccgcctctctgaactttcccaccaccgcctcgacggaggtgccgaaaagcccagagggcgagaccggggcatcgaggagaaaagccttttctttcaccccgatgcccaccaagtttagccactcagccatcgcatcagggggtaggccctccccccgatcgaggtccctcataccccttttccaccaaggcagtgctggtgctaaatcggagccagagcctagtttcaaatcggttctttctgtttccacagccaaagcaccacctccgagccaggaaaagtggttcttaagtagcaccaaaacattgctgggctagaagtaagaactgCTTACGTCAGCGGCTGGGGGCGGCGTTACCGCGACCAACAAGACGAACACAAACTTTTGCCCGCCATTTTTGAATTAGCAGCTAACGTTAAACACGGTTATACACGATGGACGCGCTTAAGCAGAAACAACAGTGGTCCGAGGAGGAAACGAGCTGCTTTCTTGCACTCTGGTCCTCTGCAGAAGTCCAGAGTAAATTAGACGGGGCTTCACGGACAAAGCCTGTGTTACAGCAGATTCAGCGTGAGATGGCTACAGTGGGGTTCGACCGGAACGTCGAACAGATAAGCAacaaacttaaaaaattaaagaaGGACTACAGGGACCAAAAAAAGGATCTCGGTCGAAGCGGCAATGGTCGCCCACGTCGAAACCCACATTTCGACGTTCTCGACTCTGTCCTCGGCGATAGACCGGCATGCCAGGTGACTGGGGCACTGAACTCGGCAACGATAATGCTCGAGTCAACGGTGGATAATTCGCTGCTGCAAAGTTGCACTGATCCTGGTAAGTTCTGTTTTTATATTCTTTTACTTGTTCCCAGTCagttgtgtgttgttttttGCGAGGTAACGTTACTAATAATTTCTTACATCAGTGTTGGCAATGTTGGTAGCTAGGATTGTAGCATAGGATTGCTAGCTAGGATTGTAGCATCTGTGACTATCACAGAACAGTGTATAAAGTGTAACAGTTACTGGACGAAAATCTGTTGTTAAACCACTGTCGTCATGTTTTTGTTTATAGAATTGTCTGCCATTAACGACGGTGACGACAACGTTGTGTTACCGCCACCGCTGGGGTGCAGCTCTCCCACGCCGTCGTGTAGCAGCTCTGGAGATTCATCTGCTGAACGAAGTAAGACTTTCTGTGCAAATAGCCACATCATACAATATGCAAACATcgatatatatgtatgtatgtatgtatgtatatatatatatatatatatatatatatatatatatatatatatatatatatatatattatatatatatatatatatatatatatatatatatattatatgtatattacTATGTACTGaaataatgtttacattttttcttcATTCAACTTAAAATCAAAGCAAAGTGCtttttgtaacattacatttgatcaaaatacCTAAAACTAAGCAAAAGTCTAGAAGAAATCTGAAGTTTAAATTTAGAATATAGTCATAAGCAAAAGATAAAGTGATAGTGATGTATGGCTGTAGTTATCATAGTATTATATTCTGTCACACATATTTAATCATGTAGCAATGCATATGTGCATTTCCCTGCAGAAAAGTTTTTTTGCAATGCTATGACAACACACTGATGATCTGCCATTATTGTTTTACACAGGAAAAAGGAAGAGAGACAGTACGTCAGACCTGGTGCAATATTTGGAAAGGGCAGATGAAAGGTTCTTGCAGCACAGCAAAGAAATGGACGATGCCTTGCGGCAGGACATGAGAGCGGACACACATTCTTTGCTTGGACTCATGGGGCGCATGGTGGCCATAATGGAGGCACAAgcgcaaaaaaaataattgcaaATAAATCACCAGTCTTTTGGGTTGTTTCTTTTTATgtacaatttttatttaaattatttcttGTACTGCACTTTACATTTTGCAAAGTTTTTATAAAGATTTCTAttggttgtttttgtttaaataaacatgTTTATTAATACAAATGTCTGGTTCAGTTTTTTAAATCAATAGAgaatataatacaatttatgACAGTCCAGATGTCCTTGATCACAAACGGCAGTGTTACAAAAATATATGGCATTGGTGTATTAAAAGAGTCACTCGTTCCCTCCGTTAAAATGCATCATCAATGCAGCTCTGATGTCACCTCCTTCTGGGTTGGCATGCTCAGGCAATGTCTGAACGGGAGGCTGGATGTTTACGGTCCTGTCTGGGTGCTCTTCAGTGAAATTGTCACCATGTTCCTCACAAATGTTATGGAGCACACAGCAGGTCAGTGCCATCCTCTTGCTCAGCTCCAGCTTGCAGTCATTTCTTTTTAGGAGGCACCTCCACCGTCCTTTTAATCTCCCAAAAGACATCTCCACAACTGACCGTGCACTGCTCAGTCTGTAATTGTAGGTGTGTTGTTCAGGGGTCAGTCTGCCAGTGTCGGAAAACGGCTTCATGAGCCAATTTTGCATGGGGTATGCTGGATCTCCTATCAGGTAATGTCCAACATCGCAGCCAGAGATAGTCACTTTGTTTTTGCCCAGTAATTCCCCGTCACTTAGGACCTCCCACAAATGTGACTGTCGTAGCACTCTGGCGTCATGCACACTCCCTGGATAGCCAACACAAACATCCCAGAAAAGACCTTTGCCATCCACAACTGCTTGCAGAACAATAGAATGCCAGCCTTTGCGATTGAAATAGTCTCGTGGATAGTCCTCTGGTGCAATTATTGGAATGTGGCTGCCATCAATTGCACCGACACACTGTGGAACTCTCCAACGATTATTAAAGAAAGTGGCCATTTCCAACAACTTGTCAGCATCAGGAAATCTCAAGTGGATGGGAAGCAGCACTGTGATGACTGTGTTGCAGAATTCCTGAACACAATTAAACACAGTGCTGAGGCCTACCCCAAAAAGATGGCTGATTGTCCTGTATTCACCACCCGTGGCCAATTTCCAGAGTGCAATTGCAACACGCTTTTGTATTGGGACacacatacggtagtttgtgtTCCTTCTCCCCATGACATGCTTGACCCGACTGCAGATGTACTGAAATGTTTCTGGGGACACACGGAAATTCTGCATGAATTGTACCGGAGTGAGATCCGGAACAATTGTGTCCCACCAGTGGTCGGATCGTGGGTATGCCCACATTACAGGTGACCTCCGCCTTGCCTTCACCTGTAAGATTGCCtgtaaagataaaaaaaaataaaaaaagtcattCATTGGCAATAGGGGGTATATTTtctgtatatgtatattttctATCAAGTATACAGTGCAGTAGAAATACTATAAAGATGTAGCCATGACATGTTTATTAATTAATCTATATACAAGTACCACTTAATAAGCAGCGCTACTTTATGTATGACCAaaaaatattcaattttgtATTTTTCAGTCTTTTCAGGTTCAtacagtatttttaaaaataagttacttATTTTCATACCCTTCTTGTTAAGtgaaaatcatttataaatCTAAATATGGACAATTTTAATAGTAGATGCTGTTGATTGAACTAAGTTACCACAACAGTATATAAAGTAATGGAAATTAGCAACAGCCAGCACTTGTGTTTTTTGCTTATAGACATACTTTTACTTAGGTAAATTCTACTTCTAGTAGAGTTGTCACATCAAtgcttaatacatttttatttaactgCAATGTGATCGTTTATCAGCAAAGTTGATGCTAGGAGGGTAACGTTAGCAACATGCAGAGGCTAAAGTTGACAActtattgttaaaaataaatattatgtacaTACCGTTACTCTCGCTTGTAATCTCCGTCTGTACAAACTACGGCGAGCAGCACGAACACGCTGGATCCGCCGTGTGTGGATGCCGATGTAGGTCCGCAAAGCCATGAACATCAATAGCAACGCAAAGTCCGCCATTGTCGATGGTGTT from Pseudorasbora parva isolate DD20220531a chromosome 3, ASM2467924v1, whole genome shotgun sequence carries:
- the LOC137071690 gene encoding uncharacterized protein — protein: MDALKQKQQWSEEETSCFLALWSSAEVQSKLDGASRTKPVLQQIQREMATVGFDRNVEQISNKLKKLKKDYRDQKKDLGRSGNGRPRRNPHFDVLDSVLGDRPACQVTGALNSATIMLESTVDNSLLQSCTDPELSAINDGDDNVVLPPPLGCSSPTPSCSSSGDSSAERRKRKRDSTSDLVQYLERADERFLQHSKEMDDALRQDMRADTHSLLGLMGRMVAIMEAQAQKK
- the LOC137071689 gene encoding uncharacterized protein, whose amino-acid sequence is MVESQHRARSYVTVYVTSYPATLARQRQTQTPSTMADFALLLMFMALRTYIGIHTRRIQRVRAARRSLYRRRLQARVTAILQVKARRRSPVMWAYPRSDHWWDTIVPDLTPVQFMQNFRVSPETFQYICSRVKHVMGRRNTNYRMCVPIQKRVAIALWKLATGGEYRTISHLFGVGLSTVFNCVQEFCNTVITVLLPIHLRFPDADKLLEMATFFNNRWRVPQCVGAIDGSHIPIIAPEDYPRDYFNRKGWHSIVLQAVVDGKGLFWDVCVGYPGSVHDARVLRQSHLWEVLSDGELLGKNKVTISGCDVGHYLIGDPAYPMQNWLMKPFSDTGRLTPEQHTYNYRLSSARSVVEMSFGRLKGRWRCLLKRNDCKLELSKRMALTCCVLHNICEEHGDNFTEEHPDRTVNIQPPVQTLPEHANPEGGDIRAALMMHFNGGNE